Proteins from a genomic interval of Xiphophorus maculatus strain JP 163 A chromosome 7, X_maculatus-5.0-male, whole genome shotgun sequence:
- the LOC111609383 gene encoding tripartite motif-containing protein 16-like isoform X1 → MEQRAVQLDRETFSCPICLDLLKDPVTTSCGHSYCMNCIKSHWDKEDQKRIHSCPQCRETFTLKPALKKNTMLTALVEQMKKTGLQASPADHRYAGPEDVPCDVCTGRKLKAVRSCFVCLASYCEKHLQPHHDSALLKKHDLVEPSENLQENICSKHDKVIDIFCRTEKKCICYLCSVDEHKGHDTVSAAAERTERQRELEERRGNIQQRIQDREKDVKLLQQEVEAINRSADKTVEDSEKIFTELIRLLQKRSSDVKQQIRSQQETEVSRVKDVQEKLEQEITELKRKDAELEQLSHTEDHNQFLLNYPSLPALSESTHSSSINIRPLRHFEDVAAAVSELREKLQDVLRDSWTNISLMVTEVDVLLSEPEPKSRAGFLKYSCEITLDPNTAHTILVLSEGNKKVTRMKKPQSYSSHPDRFTDRSQVLSRESLTGRCYWEVEKNRSWVYVAVAYKNINRAGEGDECLFGGDDKSWALDCQEKTYKLIHKKIRTSISGPFSSRVGVYLDHGAGILSFYSVSETMTLLHRVQTRFTEPLLAGVWVGPGSSAEFCKPK, encoded by the coding sequence ATGGAGCAGCGGGCAGTTCAGCTGGACCGAGAAACCTTCTCCTGTCCGATCTGCCTGGATCTACTGAAGGATCCAGTGACTACTTCctgtggacacagctactgTATGAACTGTATTAAATCCCACTGGGATAAAGAGGATCAGAAGAGGatccacagctgccctcagtgCAGGGAGACATTCACACTGAAGCCTGcactaaagaaaaacaccatGCTAACAGCTTTAGTGGAGCAGATGAAGAAGACTGGACTCCAAGCTTCTCCTGCTGATCACCGGtatgctggacctgaagatgtgCCCTGTGATGTCTGCACTGGGAGAAAATTAAAAGCCGTCAGGTCCTGTTTTGTCTGTCTGGCCTCTTACTGTGAGAAACACCTTCAGCCTCATCATGATTcagctcttttaaaaaaacacgaCCTGGTGGAGCCGTCCGAGAAcctccaggagaacatctgctctAAGCATGACAAGGTGATCGATATCTTCTGCCGCACTGAAAAGAAATGTATCTGTTATCTCTGCTCTGTGGATGAACATAAAGGCCATGACACAgtgtcagctgcagcagaaaggactgagaggcagagagagctggaggagagacgaggaaacatccagcagagaatccaggacagagagaaagatgtgaagctgcttcaacaggaggtggaggccatcaatcgctctgctgataaaacagtggaggacagtgagaagatcttcactgagctgatccgtctcctccagaaaagaagctctgatgtgaagcagcagatcagatcccagcaggaaactgaagtgagtcgagtcaaagatgttcaggagaagctggagcaggagatcactgagctgaagaggaaagacgctgagctggagcagctctcacacacagaggatcacaaccagtttctcctcaactacccctcactgccagcactcagtgagtctacacactcatccagcatcaacatccgtcctctgagacactttgaggacgtggcagcagctgtgtcagagctcagagagaaactacaggacgtcctgagagactcatggacaaacatctcactgatggtcactgaggtggatgttctactgtcagaaccagaaccaaagagcagagctgGATTCTTGAAATATTCATGTGAAATCACACTGGATCCAAACACAGCTCACACAATATTGGTACTATCAGAGGGGAACAAGAAGGTGACAAGGATGAAAAAACCTCAGTCTTATTCTAGTCATCCAGACAGATTCACTGATCGCTCTCAGGTTCTGAGTAGAGAGAGTTTAACTGGacgttgttactgggaggtggagaAGAACAGGTCATGGGTTTATGTAGCGGTCGCTTACAAGAATATCAACAGAGCAGGAGAAGGAGATGAATGTTTATTTGGAGGTGATGACAAATCTTGGGCTTTGGATTGTCAAGAAAAGACTTATAAACTgatacacaaaaaaatcagaaccTCGATCTCAGGTCCATTTTCCTCCAGAGTCGGAGTGTACCTGGATCATGGAGCAggtattctgtccttctacagcgtctctgaaaccatgactctcctccacagagtccagaccagatTCACTGAGCCGCTGCTGGCTGGAGTTTGGGTTGGCCCAGGATCCTCTGCAGAGTTCTGCAAACCCAAATAG
- the LOC111609383 gene encoding tripartite motif-containing protein 16-like isoform X2 → MEQRAVQLDRETFSCPICLDLLKDPVTTSCGHSYCMNCIKSHWDKEDQKRIHSCPQCRETFTLKPALKKNTMLTALVEQMKKTGLQASPADHRYAGPEDVPCDVCTGRKLKAVRSCFVCLASYCEKHLQPHHDSALLKKHDLVEPSENLQENICSKHDTVSAAAERTERQRELEERRGNIQQRIQDREKDVKLLQQEVEAINRSADKTVEDSEKIFTELIRLLQKRSSDVKQQIRSQQETEVSRVKDVQEKLEQEITELKRKDAELEQLSHTEDHNQFLLNYPSLPALSESTHSSSINIRPLRHFEDVAAAVSELREKLQDVLRDSWTNISLMVTEVDVLLSEPEPKSRAGFLKYSCEITLDPNTAHTILVLSEGNKKVTRMKKPQSYSSHPDRFTDRSQVLSRESLTGRCYWEVEKNRSWVYVAVAYKNINRAGEGDECLFGGDDKSWALDCQEKTYKLIHKKIRTSISGPFSSRVGVYLDHGAGILSFYSVSETMTLLHRVQTRFTEPLLAGVWVGPGSSAEFCKPK, encoded by the exons ATGGAGCAGCGGGCAGTTCAGCTGGACCGAGAAACCTTCTCCTGTCCGATCTGCCTGGATCTACTGAAGGATCCAGTGACTACTTCctgtggacacagctactgTATGAACTGTATTAAATCCCACTGGGATAAAGAGGATCAGAAGAGGatccacagctgccctcagtgCAGGGAGACATTCACACTGAAGCCTGcactaaagaaaaacaccatGCTAACAGCTTTAGTGGAGCAGATGAAGAAGACTGGACTCCAAGCTTCTCCTGCTGATCACCGGtatgctggacctgaagatgtgCCCTGTGATGTCTGCACTGGGAGAAAATTAAAAGCCGTCAGGTCCTGTTTTGTCTGTCTGGCCTCTTACTGTGAGAAACACCTTCAGCCTCATCATGATTcagctcttttaaaaaaacacgaCCTGGTGGAGCCGTCCGAGAAcctccaggagaacatctgctctAAG CATGACACAgtgtcagctgcagcagaaaggactgagaggcagagagagctggaggagagacgaggaaacatccagcagagaatccaggacagagagaaagatgtgaagctgcttcaacaggaggtggaggccatcaatcgctctgctgataaaacagtggaggacagtgagaagatcttcactgagctgatccgtctcctccagaaaagaagctctgatgtgaagcagcagatcagatcccagcaggaaactgaagtgagtcgagtcaaagatgttcaggagaagctggagcaggagatcactgagctgaagaggaaagacgctgagctggagcagctctcacacacagaggatcacaaccagtttctcctcaactacccctcactgccagcactcagtgagtctacacactcatccagcatcaacatccgtcctctgagacactttgaggacgtggcagcagctgtgtcagagctcagagagaaactacaggacgtcctgagagactcatggacaaacatctcactgatggtcactgaggtggatgttctactgtcagaaccagaaccaaagagcagagctgGATTCTTGAAATATTCATGTGAAATCACACTGGATCCAAACACAGCTCACACAATATTGGTACTATCAGAGGGGAACAAGAAGGTGACAAGGATGAAAAAACCTCAGTCTTATTCTAGTCATCCAGACAGATTCACTGATCGCTCTCAGGTTCTGAGTAGAGAGAGTTTAACTGGacgttgttactgggaggtggagaAGAACAGGTCATGGGTTTATGTAGCGGTCGCTTACAAGAATATCAACAGAGCAGGAGAAGGAGATGAATGTTTATTTGGAGGTGATGACAAATCTTGGGCTTTGGATTGTCAAGAAAAGACTTATAAACTgatacacaaaaaaatcagaaccTCGATCTCAGGTCCATTTTCCTCCAGAGTCGGAGTGTACCTGGATCATGGAGCAggtattctgtccttctacagcgtctctgaaaccatgactctcctccacagagtccagaccagatTCACTGAGCCGCTGCTGGCTGGAGTTTGGGTTGGCCCAGGATCCTCTGCAGAGTTCTGCAAACCCAAATAG